A DNA window from Macrobrachium rosenbergii isolate ZJJX-2024 chromosome 41, ASM4041242v1, whole genome shotgun sequence contains the following coding sequences:
- the LOC136827235 gene encoding uncharacterized protein: MGMQQKQEEQRKETSERLEGGKSIRNSSKQQQQQSGTASLYVRDQQSAKRKIHTEKDTDCEYTNSTTVHTEKDIDCEYTNSTTVHTEKDIDCEYTNSTTVHTEKDIDCEYTNSTTVHTEKDIDCEYTNSTTVHTEKDIDCEYTNSTTVHTDKGYSTTVHTEKDTDCEYTNSTTVHTEKDTDCEYTNSTTVHTEKDIDCEYTNSTTVHTEKDIDCEYTNSTTVHTEKDIDCEYTNSTTVHTEKDIDCEYTNSTTVHTEKDIDCEYTNSTTVHTEKDIDFHTEKDIDCEYTNSTTVHTEKDTDCEYTNSTTVHTEKDIDCEYTNSTTVHTEKDTDCEYTNSTTVHTEKDIDCEYTSSTTVHTEKDIDCEYTNSTTVQTEKDIDFHTEKDIDCEYTNSATVHTEKDIDCEYTNSTIVHTEKDIDCEYTNSITVHIEKDIDCDLLSPCTPTSLHNSIPSSEKVQAEQYDRERNKGGKQTERNQPGQRRRRRHKKDEVAGKLVLIMVVEASPCDRGAAIGGAGDKYSDTSGWEPREAD; the protein is encoded by the exons caTCAGGAACAGcagcaagcagcagcagcagcagtctgGAACAGCCAGTTTATATGTCAGAGATCAACAGAGTGCCAAGAGGAAAA TTCACACTGAAAAGGATACAGATTGTGAGTATACCAATTCTACCACAGTTCACACTGAAAAGGATATAGATTGTGAGTATACCAATTCTACCACAGTTCACACTGAAAAGGACATAGATTGTGAGTATACCAATTCTACCACAGTTCACACTGAAAAGGATATAGATTGTGAGTATACCAATTCTACCACAGTTCACACTGAAAAGGATATAGATTGTGAGTATACCAATTCTACCACAGTTCACACTGAAAAGGACATAGATTGTGAGTATACCAATTCTACCACAGTTCACACTGACAAAGGATATTCTACCACAGTTCACACTGAAAAGGACACAGATTGTGAGTATACCAATTCTACCACAGTTCACACTGAAAAGGATACAGATTGTGAGTATACCAATTCTACCACAGTTCACACTGAAAAGGATATAGATTGTGAGTATACCAATTCTACCACAGTTCACACTGAAAAGGATATAGATTGTGAGTATACCAATTCTACCACAGTTCACACTGAAAAGGATATAGATTGTGAGTATACAAATTCTACCACAGTTCACACTGAAAAGGACATAGATTGTGAGTATACCAATTCTACCACAGTTCACACTGAAAAGGACATAGATTGTGAGTATACCAATTCTACCACAGTTCACACTGAAAAGGATATAGATT TTCACACTGAAAAGGATATAGATTGTGAGTATACCAATTCTACCACAGTTCACACTGAAAAGGACACAGATTGTGAGTATACCAATTCTACCACAGTTCACACTGAAAAGGACATAGATTGTGAGTATACCAATTCTACCACAGTTCACACTGAAAAGGATACAGATTGTGAGTATACCAATTCTACCACAGTTCACACTGAAAAGGACATAGATTGTGAGTATACCAGTTCTACCACAGTTCACACTGAAAAGGATATAGATTGTGAGTATACCAATTCTACCACAGTTCAAACTGAAAAGGACATAGATT TTCATACTGAAAAGGATATAGATTGTGAGTATACAAATTCTGCCACAGTTCACACCGAAAAGGATATAGATTGTGAGTATACGAATTCTACCATAGTTCACACTGAAAAGGATATAGATTGTGAGTATACAAATTCTATCACAGTTCACATTGAAAAGGATATAGATTGTGA tcttttatcTCCATGCACTCCCACAAGCCTCCACAATAGCATACCAAGTTCTGAGAAAGTTCAAGCTGAGCAATATGACAGAGAGCGGAACAAAGGTGGAAAGCAGACGGAA aGGAACCAACCAGGACAACGCCGACGTAGGAGACACAAGAAGGACGAAGTCGCAGGGAAATTAGTCCTGATTATGGTAGTGGAAGCTTCCCCGTGTGACAGAGGTGCAGCGATCGGTGGAGCTGGAGATAAGTACTCTGATACCTCTGGGTGGGAACCTAGGGAAGCAGACTGA